A single window of Salmo salar chromosome ssa21, Ssal_v3.1, whole genome shotgun sequence DNA harbors:
- the LOC106582055 gene encoding uncharacterized protein C3orf38 has protein sequence MSIFNYKERYGCRKLLAMMTNDDISSLRFTVTNKKKDIFESTSESMNTILSNTENAEAFLKRRKVQRDFIFRYLTEDEGVVIPKSSNKDQLVKKALEIWTIKKVRPQDVCFSALTRAADSQIGMRFPTAHVPPQPVYSKPHYTSQMLDLQSPAAETNPGPAVTILRQIETSLRPIGLRTSESVSVSSEATYSGGFDHLALARQFCQWFFKLLNSLNPSLGQPPQEWGPQHFWADVRLRLLSSAGEQYTEEYEGAAMTSLRLLALVRDERLLLSPNLEPSGLKALSSPHGLALVAVAGTIHRDRECIGIYEQAFGLLRSPLDQNKWKIKFMVLKVKGQEALRVGENLLSPILTWDSNDLQLLCR, from the exons ATGTCAATATTCAATTACAAGGAGCGTTATGGTTGCCGAAAGCTGTTGGCGATGATGACAAATGATGACATATCCTCACTTCGATTTACTGTCACTAACAAAAAGAAGGATATTTTCGAGAGTACATCAG AATCAATGAATACCATCCTTTCAAACACAGAGAATGCAGAGGCATTCCTGAAACGCAGGAAAGTTCAACGTGACTTCATATTCAGATACCTGACGGAGGACGAGGGGGTTGTGATACCCAAAAGCAGCAACAAAGACCAGCTAGTGAAGAAGGCCCTTGAGATCTGGACTATTAAGAAG GTGCGTCCACAAGATGTCTGCTTCAGTGCTTTAACAAGAGCAGCAGATTCTCAGATAGGAATGAGGTTTCCAACAGCACATGTCCCCCCTCAGCCTGTCTACTCTAAGCCGCACTACACATCCCAG ATGTTGGACCTTCAAAGCCCAGCAGCTGAGACCAATCCAGGACCAGCTGTGACTATTCTGAGACAAATTGAGACCAGTTTGAGACCAATTGGTCTGAGAACAAGTGAGAGCGTCTCTGTTTCCTCTGAGGCGACATACAGTGGTGGCTTTGACCACCTGGCCTTGGCCAGACAGTTTTGTCAGTGGTTCTTCAAGCTTCTCAACAGTCTGAACCCCTCCCTGGGCCAGCCTCCTCAGGAGTGGGGACCACAACACTTCTGGGCGGATGTGAGGCTACGTCTTCTCTCCAGCGCCGGAGAGCAGTATACAGAGGAATACGAAGGAGCAGCAATGACCAGCCTGCGTCTCCTGGCCCTGGTGAGGGACGAGAGGCTATTGTTGAGCCCCAACCTGGAGCCTAGTGGCCTGAAGGCCCTGTCCTCCCCCCACGGCCTGGCGCTGGTTGCTGTGGCAGggaccatccacagagacagagaatgtaTCGGCATTTATGAGCAGGCGTTTGGCTTGTTACGCTCCCCACTGGACCAGAACAAATGGAAGATCAAGTTCATGGTCTTGAAGGTGAAGGGCCAGGAGGCTCTCAGGGTGGGAGAGAACCTGCTGTCTCCAATATTAACATGGGATTCCAATGACCTGCAGCTCCTCTGTAGATGA